From Priestia filamentosa, a single genomic window includes:
- a CDS encoding phage tail protein: protein MLGSMTVQIGADISKLTRKLAQGSTQVAAFARSARQAGSTLSNSFQQAESRVSRLTQRTQYYASELSRTFLNAGRYVQRFGDEVYHTDQDIDSLHGSMQRLSHEVSDTSRTFRNTSSSLSQLRGEITNTERNTRRLGSSMSGLGSLIGRVSRSSSSLGTLSAYLERATEEGQGLMRVLLSLSPALVPIGAVATTSVMGLASSFVAAGVGAAGFAAIAIPNLSSIFDAQAQINKAQKKYDEAVTSEDKAEALKELRAIYGGLNRDQLKAVKSLQEFKSFYSSFAKDFQKPVLQAFTKSLTIVRSLLEKLQPAIQGAAQGILTLLDAFDRSLKTKDLQNFFQFLKQNAGNSLVAWGKAFGNILRGLLNLMVAFSPVVNDMQNGLVRLTQRFVEWSSRLQDSKGFQQFIEYSKQNLPAVKQLFVGLIELFVNFVKVLAPIGAVVLDLINVFIKLTNQFLTTNPVMAQVAIVASQIGTAFLLLAPIIVKIISSVTTLVGWLKPLITGVTQSSSVLTALRTAFSVLTGPIGLVITAITTFISVLVTLYHKNEEFRTKVNRIWQAIREVITQVIQAVSQYVIQVTDRLKAFWDRNQNDFMKITDKAWNMIGKIVNTAMDLIISIFKFVYPVLEKIVQGTWNSIKGIINGATKAIMGIIDIFSGLLTGNFSKMWKGVMNLFSGAIQFIWNLWTLSFYGRIIKVAGLLVNGLKSTILSGLNYLKTSFSTFVSNVWGVVSGGFRNISTIIGNTMNTIRSIVSSILSSIRQVFSTGLSGIANLTRSVFSGIWNAVKSIVSGIASSATSAFYGMKSGIQEAIGGLGSLISGTFRAIINYLKGINLRSIGRNILNGLVNGFWDKVNYLTRSVTSIANWVKDAFYRLFDIHSPSRWMRDEIGGNMILGWMRGIEQMKGRVLTTSQKMGEWMKPDIPHVQLGYDIPSVGKLHTAHTEKKLLQLSADSMAAPQIHVQVRNEADMEVIRTHVETEGARDGLVRTIFEGR from the coding sequence ATGTTAGGGAGTATGACGGTCCAAATTGGAGCAGATATTTCAAAGCTGACTCGTAAATTAGCTCAAGGGAGCACTCAAGTTGCGGCTTTTGCCCGTTCTGCCCGTCAAGCAGGCTCAACCCTTTCCAACAGTTTTCAGCAAGCTGAAAGTCGAGTGTCTCGTTTAACACAACGTACTCAGTACTATGCATCTGAACTGTCTCGAACTTTTTTGAATGCCGGTCGATATGTACAACGGTTTGGGGATGAAGTGTATCACACAGATCAAGACATAGATAGCTTACATGGATCAATGCAACGGTTAAGTCACGAAGTAAGCGATACTTCCCGAACCTTTCGAAATACCAGTTCATCGTTATCACAATTGAGGGGTGAGATAACCAATACAGAAAGAAACACTCGCCGTCTAGGAAGCAGTATGAGCGGATTAGGGAGTTTAATAGGGAGAGTGTCAAGGTCTAGTTCTAGTCTTGGCACTTTATCTGCTTATTTAGAAAGAGCAACAGAAGAAGGGCAAGGATTAATGAGGGTACTGCTTTCACTCTCCCCAGCACTCGTTCCAATTGGAGCGGTGGCTACAACAAGTGTGATGGGATTAGCTTCTTCTTTTGTAGCAGCAGGGGTAGGAGCGGCTGGCTTTGCTGCAATAGCCATTCCTAACCTATCTAGTATCTTTGATGCTCAAGCGCAAATTAATAAAGCACAGAAAAAATATGATGAAGCCGTGACAAGTGAGGATAAAGCTGAGGCTTTGAAGGAATTACGTGCTATCTATGGAGGACTAAACCGGGATCAATTAAAAGCTGTAAAGTCTCTTCAAGAATTCAAATCTTTTTATAGTAGTTTTGCTAAAGATTTTCAAAAGCCAGTACTTCAAGCATTTACAAAGAGTCTAACAATTGTTCGTTCTTTATTAGAGAAGCTGCAACCGGCTATCCAAGGAGCCGCACAAGGTATATTAACCTTACTCGATGCTTTTGACCGTTCTTTAAAGACAAAAGATTTACAGAACTTCTTTCAATTTTTGAAACAAAATGCAGGCAACTCGTTAGTAGCATGGGGGAAAGCATTTGGGAACATATTGAGGGGATTACTAAATCTCATGGTAGCTTTCTCGCCAGTAGTCAATGATATGCAGAATGGATTAGTAAGGTTGACTCAACGATTTGTAGAATGGTCTTCAAGATTACAAGACTCTAAGGGATTCCAGCAGTTCATTGAATACTCAAAACAGAACCTCCCAGCGGTAAAGCAATTATTTGTGGGACTTATCGAGTTATTTGTGAATTTTGTCAAAGTGTTAGCGCCGATTGGAGCGGTGGTGCTAGACCTTATCAATGTGTTTATTAAATTGACTAATCAATTTCTTACAACAAATCCGGTCATGGCTCAAGTAGCTATCGTAGCATCCCAAATTGGAACAGCTTTTCTACTCTTAGCACCTATTATTGTTAAAATTATTTCATCAGTAACGACCCTTGTAGGATGGTTAAAGCCATTGATTACAGGAGTTACGCAATCAAGCAGCGTGCTTACAGCATTACGTACAGCTTTTTCTGTATTAACAGGACCAATTGGACTTGTCATTACGGCCATTACCACATTCATCTCTGTATTGGTGACGTTGTATCACAAAAACGAGGAATTTAGAACAAAGGTAAACCGTATTTGGCAAGCTATCCGAGAAGTAATTACGCAAGTCATTCAGGCAGTGAGTCAGTACGTCATACAAGTGACGGATCGTTTAAAAGCTTTTTGGGACAGAAACCAGAATGATTTTATGAAAATCACCGATAAAGCATGGAACATGATAGGTAAGATTGTAAATACAGCGATGGACTTAATAATATCCATTTTCAAATTTGTCTATCCTGTTCTTGAAAAGATTGTCCAAGGAACTTGGAATTCTATAAAAGGAATAATTAACGGAGCAACCAAGGCTATTATGGGGATTATCGATATTTTCAGCGGATTATTGACAGGGAACTTCTCAAAAATGTGGAAAGGAGTTATGAATCTCTTTTCAGGAGCGATTCAGTTCATTTGGAACCTTTGGACTCTATCATTTTACGGCAGAATCATAAAAGTAGCAGGACTCTTAGTCAATGGGCTTAAAAGTACGATTCTTTCCGGTCTAAATTACTTGAAAACAAGCTTCAGTACGTTTGTTTCAAATGTATGGGGTGTAGTGTCAGGCGGATTCCGTAATATCTCTACTATCATAGGAAATACCATGAACACTATCCGTAGTATTGTAAGTTCGATTTTGTCATCCATTAGGCAAGTCTTCTCCACAGGCTTATCAGGTATCGCTAATTTAACAAGAAGTGTCTTTAGTGGCATTTGGAATGCGGTAAAGTCTATAGTTTCTGGTATTGCGAGTAGTGCCACAAGTGCTTTTTACGGCATGAAATCGGGAATTCAGGAAGCAATTGGTGGTCTAGGTTCTCTCATCTCCGGGACATTCAGGGCTATCATTAATTATTTGAAAGGGATAAATTTACGATCTATTGGTCGTAACATTTTAAATGGACTCGTCAATGGTTTCTGGGATAAGGTCAATTATCTAACTCGTTCCGTGACTAGTATTGCAAACTGGGTGAAGGATGCATTTTATCGCTTGTTTGATATTCATTCACCTTCGCGTTGGATGAGGGATGAGATTGGGGGAAATATGATTCTTGGTTGGATGAGAGGAATTGAGCAAATGAAAGGTCGAGTGCTTACCACTTCTCAAAAGATGGGAGAATGGATGAAACCAGATATTCCTCATGTTCAATTAGGATACGATATACCTTCTGTTGGGAAGCTTCACACAGCTCATACAGAAAAGAAATTACTGCAACTGTCTGCCGATTCTATGGCTGCTCCTCAAATTCATGTTCAAGT
- a CDS encoding tail assembly chaperone: MPRFEIKGKEHELKLNFESMNYLNSNFQGGTMELIGRALIGDLDTFIKLVHAGLFHTGESYRLKDVKAEVEQAIMNEELDNAQIITMAHAILENSFFYKKTVENFLKADENTKKLLDLLSK; encoded by the coding sequence ATGCCACGTTTTGAAATCAAAGGAAAAGAACATGAACTGAAGTTGAACTTCGAATCTATGAATTATTTAAACAGCAACTTCCAAGGTGGAACGATGGAACTTATTGGACGAGCATTAATCGGAGATTTAGACACATTCATTAAACTCGTTCATGCGGGCCTCTTTCATACAGGGGAAAGCTACAGGCTCAAAGATGTCAAAGCGGAAGTTGAACAAGCCATTATGAATGAGGAATTAGATAATGCTCAAATCATTACGATGGCCCATGCAATCTTAGAAAATAGTTTTTTCTACAAGAAGACCGTGGAGAACTTTCTCAAAGCGGACGAAAATACGAAGAAACTCCTCGACCTGTTATCCAAGTAG
- a CDS encoding DUF6843 domain-containing protein, whose product MIGKLLALSFTLFTLVGCDNEETNDIYLIPEGYEGYIYAFYNVKGAPKVEKEGEYEVHDINNKGYFVTSTPDMDYGTVTDRYYYVDEDGNRTKINKECVRVGGISGFEDDTDPTNKIDIISTYAEVIKEGCSQSFVSSGEGIHEDNSDAILGEVIETYYKSELRRMN is encoded by the coding sequence TTGATAGGGAAACTTCTTGCTTTATCTTTTACCCTTTTTACTTTAGTGGGATGCGATAATGAGGAAACAAATGATATCTACTTAATACCTGAAGGTTATGAAGGATATATTTATGCTTTTTATAACGTAAAGGGAGCACCAAAGGTTGAAAAGGAAGGTGAGTATGAAGTGCATGATATAAATAATAAAGGGTATTTTGTTACTTCTACGCCAGATATGGATTATGGAACAGTAACGGATAGGTATTATTACGTAGATGAAGATGGGAATCGCACGAAAATTAATAAAGAATGTGTGAGAGTTGGAGGAATAAGTGGATTCGAAGATGACACCGATCCAACTAATAAAATCGACATCATTTCTACGTATGCTGAAGTGATAAAAGAAGGGTGTAGCCAAAGTTTTGTGTCATCTGGTGAAGGCATACATGAGGACAATTCGGACGCTATTCTTGGAGAAGTAATTGAAACATATTATAAATCCGAATTAAGAAGAATGAATTAA
- a CDS encoding CbrC family protein — protein MELPVFRYNPNALELEFIEKEETLCPVCEKEREYTYTGHFYSVEDVEGICPWCIADGSAAKKYDGEFQDEGCCEDVEEERLVEELIYRTPGYTGWQQERWLAHCGDFCAFIGYGRWPEIEPLQEELQKDLQGIMSDYRLNNVDELKKLLSKRSAEGYLFQCLKCGKHRFCMDMW, from the coding sequence ATGGAACTTCCAGTATTCAGATATAATCCGAATGCCTTAGAACTAGAGTTTATTGAAAAAGAAGAAACGTTATGCCCTGTTTGTGAAAAGGAGAGGGAGTATACGTATACAGGACATTTTTATTCCGTAGAAGATGTGGAAGGAATCTGCCCATGGTGTATAGCAGATGGTTCAGCGGCTAAAAAGTATGATGGCGAATTTCAGGATGAAGGATGTTGTGAAGACGTAGAAGAAGAGAGACTCGTGGAAGAGCTCATTTACCGTACCCCAGGTTACACTGGATGGCAGCAAGAACGTTGGCTTGCACATTGTGGAGATTTTTGCGCTTTTATCGGTTATGGAAGGTGGCCTGAAATTGAGCCCTTGCAGGAAGAACTACAAAAAGATTTACAAGGTATCATGAGTGATTATCGATTAAACAATGTAGACGAACTTAAGAAGTTGTTAAGTAAAAGAAGCGCTGAGGGATATCTCTTTCAATGTTTAAAATGTGGAAAACATCGTTTTTGCATGGATATGTGGTAA
- a CDS encoding phage major tail protein, TP901-1 family has product MALEYRGDETLYAVKIPNDTGSTLVRPFNQTDGSSSMESDEIELNTKDKSGSDYGSVTESLSLEGIITEGDPFPDYVKKSIRQKKMIEIYEINTRTKKAEKGMYMISSFERTHSNGEFSTYSLEATLNGTITEEALTEIPTGAGEAVTT; this is encoded by the coding sequence ATGGCACTAGAATATCGTGGAGATGAAACACTATATGCCGTAAAGATTCCTAATGATACAGGCTCAACTTTAGTTCGGCCTTTCAACCAAACAGATGGGTCATCTTCTATGGAATCCGATGAAATTGAATTAAATACAAAGGACAAGAGCGGCTCAGATTATGGAAGTGTGACCGAGTCTTTGTCTCTTGAAGGAATTATCACAGAGGGAGATCCATTTCCTGATTACGTAAAGAAATCGATTCGTCAAAAGAAAATGATTGAGATTTATGAAATCAATACACGGACAAAGAAGGCAGAAAAGGGAATGTATATGATTTCTTCTTTTGAGAGAACTCATTCGAATGGGGAATTTTCAACGTACTCCTTAGAGGCTACATTAAATGGAACCATTACTGAAGAGGCACTAACTGAAATTCCCACAGGAGCAGGCGAGGCTGTTACTACTTAA
- the gp17 gene encoding tail completion protein gp17, translating to MSDIGTEELQIAIYNQLKAQGLNVYSTVLPKEYSFPMVKMEEEYLTDQSTKNKIHWEIYHVLHIFSLSKSKEEINEYNQKVIQALREPFELMNGFYVSKSRLDYLQTLREEDAFHGVLRFTFTISKG from the coding sequence ATGAGTGATATTGGTACAGAGGAGCTACAAATAGCAATCTATAATCAGTTAAAAGCTCAAGGGTTAAATGTGTACTCAACCGTATTACCAAAGGAATATTCGTTTCCTATGGTCAAAATGGAAGAAGAGTACCTCACCGATCAATCTACGAAGAATAAAATCCATTGGGAAATCTACCATGTTCTCCATATCTTTAGTCTAAGTAAAAGCAAAGAGGAGATTAATGAGTACAACCAAAAGGTGATACAAGCCTTGCGTGAGCCATTCGAATTGATGAATGGTTTTTATGTGTCTAAAAGTCGGTTAGATTACTTACAAACTTTACGAGAGGAAGATGCTTTTCATGGCGTTCTTCGCTTTACATTTACCATATCGAAAGGGTGA
- a CDS encoding HK97-gp10 family putative phage morphogenesis protein produces MARGIHIKVKGDKELIRKLGQMSRKANIETKVLVHKHTYAMERYAKQHVAVDKGHLRRDIRSRFAEDGFTGFTFTMLDYARYVEFGTRPHMIRAKKAKVLTDGKRFFGKEVHHPGTRPQPFLFPAFLSVKVEFIRDLEKMVRRLDS; encoded by the coding sequence ATGGCTAGAGGGATTCACATTAAGGTCAAAGGAGACAAGGAATTAATTCGTAAGCTTGGCCAGATGAGTAGGAAAGCCAATATAGAAACCAAGGTACTAGTTCATAAACATACCTATGCAATGGAGAGGTATGCTAAGCAACATGTAGCGGTGGATAAAGGACATTTAAGGAGGGATATTAGAAGTCGGTTCGCTGAGGATGGTTTTACAGGATTTACGTTTACCATGCTGGATTATGCTCGTTATGTGGAATTTGGAACCAGACCTCATATGATACGAGCAAAGAAGGCTAAGGTATTAACCGATGGAAAGCGATTTTTTGGAAAAGAAGTACATCATCCAGGGACACGACCACAACCTTTCTTATTTCCTGCCTTTCTAAGTGTAAAAGTAGAATTTATCCGTGATTTAGAGAAGATGGTAAGGAGATTAGATTCATGA
- a CDS encoding phage head-tail connector protein, with amino-acid sequence MALLDAVKVYLGIEDKLQDALLSTIIQDQSVRVQQYIGEDNVPSELSWIVKELSVIRFNRIGSEGTSSDSEEGRSASYIEDPFQSFIPHLDRYLEKQQRPVSKGKAKFL; translated from the coding sequence ATGGCTCTATTAGATGCGGTTAAAGTCTACTTAGGAATTGAGGATAAGCTCCAAGATGCATTGCTATCCACTATCATTCAAGATCAATCTGTAAGAGTGCAACAATATATTGGAGAGGATAATGTGCCTTCTGAACTCTCATGGATTGTAAAAGAATTATCTGTTATTCGTTTTAATCGAATTGGCTCAGAAGGTACATCTTCGGATAGTGAGGAAGGGAGAAGTGCTTCTTATATTGAAGACCCGTTTCAGTCCTTTATCCCGCATTTAGACCGTTACTTAGAAAAACAACAAAGGCCAGTTAGTAAAGGAAAGGCTAAGTTCCTATGA
- a CDS encoding phage major capsid protein, with protein sequence MESPYQVNGKPLLKLNIQFFADPTFNPDNVLLQDAPTGKIPTEQGTGIVEEVMRNSAIMQLAKYEPMSKPVKEFQYLAGGLGAYWVNEAEVIKTSKPQWLTARMESKKLGVIIPVSKEFLRYSVSGFFNEIKPHIAEAFYTKFDHATLFGTESPFLQNILGSATSAGNAVSEVETESLYKQLNGLLGLVEDNELDPNGFATTRSLRQKLRGEMDSSGRPIFNEPTQGATQTVLGQPIAYVNGKSFDKSKVSLFTADWDYARYGILQNIEYAISQEATLTSVIGENNQPINLFERDMFALRATMQVGFMILKDEAFATLTPPVPEQA encoded by the coding sequence ATGGAAAGTCCATATCAAGTAAACGGAAAACCATTACTGAAACTTAATATTCAATTCTTTGCAGACCCAACCTTTAATCCTGATAATGTGTTACTTCAAGATGCTCCAACGGGAAAGATTCCAACAGAGCAAGGAACGGGCATTGTCGAAGAGGTAATGAGGAACTCAGCTATTATGCAATTAGCAAAATATGAACCGATGTCCAAGCCTGTAAAAGAGTTCCAATATCTAGCAGGTGGACTAGGAGCTTATTGGGTGAATGAGGCTGAGGTTATTAAAACATCTAAACCACAATGGTTAACCGCTCGAATGGAGTCTAAGAAACTAGGGGTTATTATTCCTGTATCAAAAGAGTTTTTGCGTTATAGTGTGTCTGGTTTCTTTAATGAAATCAAACCTCATATTGCAGAAGCATTTTATACAAAATTTGACCATGCAACACTGTTTGGAACAGAGTCTCCCTTTTTGCAAAACATTTTAGGCTCAGCAACTTCTGCTGGGAATGCAGTATCAGAAGTAGAAACGGAGTCTTTATATAAACAATTAAACGGACTTCTCGGTTTAGTAGAAGATAACGAGCTAGATCCAAATGGTTTTGCTACAACTCGTTCTTTACGCCAGAAGTTACGTGGAGAAATGGACAGCTCTGGACGACCTATTTTTAATGAACCAACGCAAGGAGCAACTCAAACCGTCTTAGGACAACCAATTGCTTATGTGAATGGAAAATCCTTTGATAAATCGAAAGTTTCTCTGTTCACAGCGGATTGGGATTATGCACGTTATGGCATTCTGCAAAACATCGAATATGCCATTTCCCAAGAAGCAACGTTAACGTCTGTCATTGGGGAAAACAACCAACCTATCAATCTCTTTGAGCGAGATATGTTTGCGTTACGAGCTACGATGCAAGTTGGATTTATGATTCTAAAAGATGAAGCCTTTGCTACGTTAACCCCCCCGGTACCGGAACAAGCTTAG
- a CDS encoding DUF4355 domain-containing protein — MKIPYNVMEKSPLEQLRLDIQFFAQGGEPSSNNPKQNPPADPPNDESISFKNQSELDSFVDKRIAKALETAKGKWEKDFATKLEEEKKEAERLAKLSATERKEAEYKKREEELNNRLKEIETRELKAETIKELNEKKLPASFADFLMSDTAENTLENIKVFKKSFDEAVEQVVNERLKGEPPQTGTGNVAKTSTAPDFSILAQKNRIVGK; from the coding sequence ATGAAAATACCTTATAACGTAATGGAAAAGTCACCATTAGAGCAATTAAGACTCGATATTCAGTTCTTTGCTCAAGGTGGTGAACCTTCATCAAATAATCCAAAACAAAACCCTCCCGCTGATCCACCAAATGACGAGTCTATTTCCTTTAAGAATCAAAGTGAATTAGATTCTTTTGTTGATAAGCGAATTGCAAAAGCTTTAGAAACTGCCAAAGGAAAGTGGGAGAAAGATTTTGCGACTAAGCTAGAAGAAGAAAAGAAAGAAGCAGAGCGTTTAGCAAAGTTATCCGCTACAGAACGCAAGGAGGCAGAGTATAAAAAGCGTGAGGAAGAGTTAAATAACCGCTTGAAAGAGATTGAAACACGTGAATTAAAAGCAGAAACGATCAAAGAGTTAAACGAGAAGAAACTACCTGCTTCTTTTGCAGACTTTTTGATGTCCGACACAGCAGAAAATACATTGGAGAACATTAAAGTCTTTAAAAAATCTTTTGATGAAGCAGTAGAACAAGTGGTAAATGAACGTTTGAAAGGAGAACCACCTCAAACAGGAACGGGGAATGTTGCTAAAACATCAACTGCTCCAGATTTCAGCATTTTAGCACAGAAAAATAGAATCGTAGGAAAATAG
- a CDS encoding minor capsid protein — translation MAKGSLKIVKVDSTTGNRLAGAQFELRNQGNRVIQKGSTNDKGILLFQGLVVGEYLLVEVQAPKEYEQNKSKYSIVIKANEITEIKIENTLSPNAQHSLYERLLLVFVALWAVEVDTQLEVGDILNYLSDKIQRHVESQVLRLGEDNQLSLNRAKQKPSQKEIQRLKKQIKRRRKQSRKEHASGRDNSNQDQQLENLERQFPETYLDVLINEIELDMIDSFHEQENLIEEYLENIVEEVFDQISGELDVSTSYTEEEIHDIVDAEWSGAHFSDTLWKNKEQLMFNLKRIITQGLIRGDGIEEMTKALQKEMNVAKYASERVIRTETAYVMNQSTLRAYKKSGFKQYEFTAHIDERTSDKCKKKDGKVYKIEEAKVGVNVPPLHPNCRSAILPVIY, via the coding sequence ATGGCTAAGGGTTCATTAAAGATCGTAAAAGTAGATAGTACAACTGGAAATCGATTAGCAGGAGCTCAATTTGAATTACGTAACCAAGGCAATAGGGTAATTCAAAAAGGATCTACAAATGATAAGGGTATTTTGCTCTTTCAAGGTTTAGTTGTTGGAGAATACTTGCTTGTCGAGGTTCAAGCTCCAAAGGAATATGAACAAAATAAGAGCAAGTATTCCATAGTTATCAAGGCAAACGAAATAACTGAAATCAAAATTGAAAATACATTATCTCCAAACGCTCAGCATTCTTTATACGAGCGGTTATTACTTGTGTTTGTAGCCTTATGGGCAGTAGAAGTAGATACGCAGCTAGAAGTCGGAGACATTTTAAATTACCTATCTGACAAGATTCAAAGACATGTCGAATCTCAAGTTCTGCGTTTAGGTGAGGATAATCAATTATCTCTTAACAGGGCCAAACAAAAACCTTCCCAAAAAGAGATACAGCGCTTGAAGAAGCAAATTAAACGTAGACGAAAGCAGTCTAGGAAAGAACATGCCTCAGGGAGAGATAATTCAAATCAAGACCAACAATTAGAGAACCTAGAGCGGCAGTTTCCTGAAACGTATTTAGATGTTCTCATAAATGAAATTGAATTGGACATGATTGATAGCTTTCATGAGCAAGAAAACTTAATAGAGGAATATTTGGAAAATATCGTAGAGGAAGTATTTGACCAGATTAGTGGAGAACTAGATGTATCCACTTCTTATACCGAGGAAGAAATCCATGACATAGTAGATGCCGAATGGTCAGGTGCTCACTTCTCCGATACACTCTGGAAAAATAAAGAACAGCTTATGTTTAATCTAAAACGTATTATCACTCAAGGTTTAATCCGTGGGGATGGAATTGAGGAGATGACAAAGGCTTTGCAAAAAGAAATGAACGTTGCAAAGTATGCTTCGGAGCGTGTAATTCGAACGGAGACGGCTTATGTTATGAATCAATCTACCTTAAGAGCTTATAAGAAAAGTGGATTTAAACAGTATGAGTTTACCGCTCACATTGATGAACGAACATCCGACAAATGTAAGAAGAAAGATGGAAAGGTTTATAAGATTGAGGAAGCAAAAGTAGGCGTTAACGTTCCACCTCTACATCCCAATTGTCGTTCTGCTATTTTACCTGTTATCTATTGA
- a CDS encoding phage portal protein has protein sequence MNFEIGGAVRMRGRRFHENANEIYRLPSFDYLSEDALKKFIEKHETEQVPRLKKLKDYFLNHTNIKYRNDRADEERADYRMSHNFARYISILIQGYILGKPITYNHENENLLTALNEFNDRNKEQSHNSNLELNLSIYGRAFELVYMNQQSEECVAIVDPIQAFLIYDTTVEGNVVAGARYFNVQIGEDVDRFIEVYDDQKIYKYQSGENLENMRLIGEQQHYFEGIPLIEYWNNDDRIGDFETVLDQIDGYDVSQSDTLNGMEDFADSYLVLAGQPNTESEDIQEMKKSRVIVLDDPTNEGVQPNAFYLTKTYDVAGEEAFKNRTVNDIHKFSFTPDLSDEEFSSNVSGEAMKYKLFILDQLRSTKERLFKEALMVRLRLVAQMWKIKRKDANIEDLEIVFTPNLPTNTSELVQTAKDVTGIVSEETQLSILPFVEDVQAEMDRKKAESREQQEMYEQQPLFKQGVMNG, from the coding sequence ATGAATTTTGAAATAGGTGGAGCGGTCCGAATGAGAGGACGAAGATTTCATGAGAATGCGAACGAAATATATCGTTTACCGTCTTTTGATTACTTGTCCGAGGATGCTCTAAAGAAGTTTATTGAAAAGCATGAAACGGAGCAAGTTCCGCGGTTGAAGAAACTAAAAGACTACTTTCTGAATCATACAAACATTAAATATCGAAATGATAGAGCGGATGAAGAACGAGCGGACTATCGGATGAGTCACAATTTTGCTCGTTATATTAGCATTCTCATTCAAGGTTATATTTTAGGAAAGCCCATTACGTATAACCATGAAAATGAAAACTTGTTGACTGCTCTAAATGAATTCAATGATCGCAACAAAGAACAATCACATAACAGTAATTTAGAACTTAATCTTTCTATCTATGGCCGAGCTTTTGAGCTAGTGTACATGAATCAACAGAGTGAAGAATGTGTGGCCATCGTTGACCCGATTCAAGCGTTCCTTATCTATGACACAACCGTTGAAGGAAATGTTGTAGCAGGGGCGCGCTATTTTAATGTCCAGATTGGGGAAGATGTAGATCGGTTTATTGAAGTATACGACGACCAGAAAATTTATAAGTACCAATCAGGAGAGAACTTAGAGAACATGAGACTTATAGGAGAGCAACAACATTATTTTGAGGGTATTCCGCTTATCGAATACTGGAACAATGATGACCGTATTGGTGATTTTGAAACGGTGCTCGACCAGATTGATGGGTATGATGTTTCGCAGTCCGATACATTAAACGGAATGGAGGACTTTGCCGATTCTTATTTAGTATTAGCGGGTCAACCGAATACCGAATCTGAAGATATTCAAGAAATGAAAAAGAGTCGAGTGATTGTGCTTGATGACCCTACGAACGAGGGTGTACAACCAAATGCTTTTTATCTTACTAAGACCTACGATGTAGCAGGAGAGGAAGCATTCAAAAACCGAACCGTCAATGACATTCATAAGTTCTCGTTTACACCCGATTTATCAGATGAAGAGTTCAGCTCCAATGTAAGTGGAGAGGCAATGAAATATAAGCTGTTCATTCTCGATCAGTTACGTTCTACGAAAGAGCGATTGTTTAAAGAGGCTCTCATGGTACGCTTACGTTTAGTTGCTCAAATGTGGAAGATTAAGCGTAAGGACGCCAATATTGAGGACTTAGAGATTGTCTTCACACCAAACCTTCCAACGAATACAAGTGAGCTCGTGCAAACCGCTAAAGACGTAACAGGCATTGTAAGTGAAGAAACACAACTCTCTATTCTTCCATTTGTAGAAGACGTCCAAGCGGAAATGGACCGTAAGAAAGCGGAAAGTCGGGAGCAACAAGAGATGTATGAACAACAACCCCTCTTTAAACAAGGTGTTATGAATGGCTAA